A stretch of the Agromyces larvae genome encodes the following:
- a CDS encoding ABC transporter ATP-binding protein produces MTTVIRTSALVKRFGRTTALDGLDLEVAQGSVHGFLGPNGAGKSTTIRILLGLARATSGEASVFDLEPWTHAAALHRRIAYVPGDVALWPNLTGGEAIDLLSRLRGGATDRAAYAKRKAALADAFEFDPRKKGRAYSKGNRQKVALIAAFATPADLYILDEPTSGLDPLMAQVFAREVDRVAEAGATVLLSSHILSEVEELCDRVSIIRAGRIVESGTLADLRHLTRTEISFAADDVAPDALAGLGSAHDVRVDHGRVSFTVDSDEVSGTLPELGRLGVTGLTIAPPSLEELFLRHYGDEIAADEAAAPADRAGARA; encoded by the coding sequence ATGACCACTGTGATCCGCACGTCGGCGCTCGTGAAGCGCTTCGGCCGCACCACCGCGCTCGACGGTCTCGACCTCGAGGTCGCCCAGGGCTCGGTGCACGGATTCCTCGGCCCGAACGGGGCCGGCAAATCGACCACGATCCGCATCCTGCTCGGGCTCGCCCGGGCGACGTCGGGCGAAGCATCCGTCTTCGACCTGGAGCCCTGGACCCACGCGGCCGCCCTGCACCGCCGCATCGCCTACGTGCCGGGCGACGTCGCCCTCTGGCCGAACCTCACCGGCGGCGAAGCCATCGACCTGCTCTCCCGGCTGCGCGGCGGCGCGACCGACCGCGCCGCGTACGCGAAACGCAAGGCCGCCCTCGCCGACGCGTTCGAGTTCGACCCGCGCAAGAAGGGCCGCGCCTACTCGAAGGGCAACCGGCAGAAGGTCGCGCTCATCGCCGCGTTCGCGACGCCCGCCGACCTGTACATCCTCGACGAGCCGACGAGCGGGCTCGACCCGCTGATGGCGCAGGTGTTCGCCCGCGAGGTCGACCGGGTCGCCGAGGCGGGCGCCACCGTGTTGCTGTCGAGCCACATCCTGAGCGAGGTGGAAGAGCTCTGCGACCGGGTCAGCATCATCCGCGCCGGCCGCATCGTCGAGTCGGGCACCCTCGCCGACCTGCGACACCTCACCCGCACCGAGATCTCGTTCGCCGCCGACGACGTCGCGCCCGACGCGCTCGCCGGACTCGGCAGCGCCCACGACGTGCGCGTCGATCACGGGCGGGTGAGCTTCACCGTCGACTCCGACGAGGTGTCGGGCACGCTGCCCGAACTCGGGCGGCTCGGCGTGACGGGGCTCACGATCGCGCCGCCCTCGCTCGAGGAGCTGTTCCTCAGGCACTACGGCGACGAGATCGCCGCCGACGAGGCGGCGGCCCCGGCCGACCGGGCGGGGGCCCGCGCGTGA
- a CDS encoding potassium channel family protein, with the protein MVDRIRHDAPVLVIGLGRFGAATAGQLDRLGREVLAVDTDENLVQKWADRVTHAVVADAKSVDALKQIGAQDFSIAVCAVGSSVEASVLITANLVDLKIPQIWAKAISASHGKILERIGANHVIYPEREAGERTAHLVSGRMLDFIEFDDDFALVKMYPPKPIRGKTLTESGVRTRHHVTVVGVKSPGKPFTYATEQTVVTNHDLIIVTGTESDIEKFAALE; encoded by the coding sequence TTGGTTGATCGCATCAGACATGACGCCCCGGTGCTCGTCATCGGACTCGGGCGATTCGGCGCGGCCACGGCCGGTCAGCTCGACCGCCTCGGCCGCGAGGTGCTCGCCGTCGACACCGACGAGAACCTCGTGCAGAAGTGGGCCGACCGGGTCACGCACGCGGTCGTCGCCGACGCCAAGTCGGTCGACGCGCTGAAGCAGATCGGCGCGCAGGACTTCTCGATCGCGGTGTGCGCGGTCGGCTCGTCGGTCGAGGCATCCGTGCTCATCACCGCGAACCTCGTCGACCTGAAGATCCCGCAGATCTGGGCGAAGGCGATCTCGGCGTCGCACGGCAAGATCCTCGAGCGCATCGGCGCGAACCACGTCATCTACCCCGAACGCGAGGCCGGCGAACGCACCGCGCACCTGGTCAGCGGGCGGATGCTCGACTTCATCGAGTTCGACGACGACTTCGCCCTCGTGAAGATGTACCCGCCGAAGCCGATCCGCGGCAAGACCCTCACCGAGTCGGGTGTGCGCACCCGGCACCACGTCACGGTGGTCGGTGTGAAGAGCCCCGGCAAGCCCTTCACGTACGCCACCGAGCAGACCGTGGTCACCAACCACGACCTCATCATCGTGACCGGCACCGAGAGCGACATCGAGAAGTTCGCTGCGCTCGAATAG
- a CDS encoding TrkH family potassium uptake protein, protein MRRRGSAALRAPQRSRLGRLRDAVDAFVRTSPARFAITVFTGLILLFTLLFSLPVARSGVGTTVPLHDAFFTAVSVICVTGLSTVDMATYWSPFGNALVFIGVNIGGVGVLTLATTLGLVISRRLGLRAKLLAASDSNPSRIHVGPVSERQAVRLGEVGGLLVTVAVSALVIETTVAVAMIPSMFAAGYDAFRSIWYAFYYSAMAFTNTGFMPNPGGLEPFLHDYWMQSWLMVGVFLGSLGFPVIFALARGWRHPRRWSLHVKLTLTTTVILFIAGAGMYILLEHGNPATYGRLDAGPTIFQSMFMSVMARSGGFATVNMHDLYGSSQLVTDMLMFVGGGSASTAGGIKVTTLAVLFLAAFAEARGTPSMEAFGRRIPRDMLRLSVAVVLWGSTIVAAASIAILQISKQPFDYVLFDVISAFATCGLSTGLTADLPPAGVYVMAFTMFFGRVGTVTLAAALAATTRRQLYKRPEERPIVG, encoded by the coding sequence GTGAGGCGGAGGGGATCTGCGGCACTGCGGGCTCCCCAACGGAGCCGGCTGGGGCGACTGCGCGACGCCGTCGACGCCTTCGTACGCACCTCGCCCGCCCGGTTCGCGATCACCGTGTTCACCGGCCTGATCCTGCTGTTCACGCTGCTGTTCTCGCTGCCGGTGGCGCGCTCCGGCGTGGGCACGACCGTGCCGTTGCACGACGCGTTCTTCACCGCCGTCTCGGTGATCTGCGTCACCGGCCTGTCGACGGTCGACATGGCGACGTACTGGTCGCCGTTCGGCAACGCGCTCGTGTTCATCGGCGTGAACATCGGCGGCGTCGGCGTGCTGACGCTCGCGACCACCCTCGGCCTGGTCATCTCGCGGCGGCTCGGGCTGCGGGCGAAGCTGCTCGCGGCCAGCGACAGCAACCCGTCGCGCATCCACGTGGGCCCGGTGTCCGAACGGCAGGCCGTACGGCTCGGCGAGGTGGGCGGGCTGCTCGTCACCGTCGCGGTCAGCGCCCTGGTCATCGAGACGACGGTCGCCGTGGCGATGATCCCGAGCATGTTCGCGGCGGGGTACGACGCGTTCCGCTCGATCTGGTACGCGTTCTACTACTCGGCGATGGCGTTCACGAACACCGGCTTCATGCCGAACCCGGGCGGGCTCGAGCCGTTCCTGCACGACTACTGGATGCAGTCGTGGCTGATGGTCGGGGTGTTCCTCGGCAGCCTCGGCTTCCCCGTGATCTTCGCGCTCGCGCGCGGGTGGCGGCATCCGCGCCGCTGGAGCCTGCACGTGAAGCTCACGCTCACCACGACCGTCATCCTGTTCATCGCGGGTGCGGGCATGTACATCCTGCTCGAGCACGGCAATCCGGCGACCTACGGCCGGCTCGACGCCGGGCCCACGATCTTCCAGTCGATGTTCATGTCGGTGATGGCGCGTTCGGGCGGCTTCGCGACGGTCAACATGCACGACCTGTACGGGTCGAGTCAGCTCGTCACCGACATGCTCATGTTCGTCGGCGGCGGGTCGGCGTCGACCGCGGGCGGCATCAAGGTCACGACGCTCGCCGTGCTGTTCCTGGCCGCCTTCGCGGAGGCGCGCGGCACGCCCTCCATGGAGGCGTTCGGGCGGCGCATCCCCCGCGACATGCTGCGACTGTCGGTCGCGGTCGTGCTCTGGGGCTCGACGATCGTCGCGGCGGCGTCCATCGCGATCCTGCAGATCTCGAAGCAGCCGTTCGACTACGTGCTGTTCGACGTCATCTCGGCGTTCGCCACCTGCGGACTCTCGACCGGGCTCACCGCCGACCTGCCGCCGGCGGGCGTGTACGTGATGGCGTTCACCATGTTCTTCGGACGCGTCGGCACGGTCACCCTCGCGGCCGCCCTCGCCGCGACGACGCGTCGCCAGCTATACAAACGACCGGAAGAGAGGCCCATCGTTGGTTGA
- a CDS encoding ArsR/SmtB family transcription factor: MADIFDVVADSTRRDILAVLLDRETDAPHSGGEISVSEIVAVLGVSQPTVSKHLKVLRESGLVAVREEGQHRYYRLDRAPLEELEDWLIPFLAQDAAADAAKLASADELDGALNDEQLAFASKLGKAFAETAHSVSSVVAPLRKG; this comes from the coding sequence ATGGCGGACATCTTCGACGTGGTGGCGGACTCGACCCGGCGCGACATCCTCGCCGTGCTGCTCGATCGCGAGACGGACGCTCCGCACTCGGGCGGCGAGATCAGCGTCTCCGAGATCGTCGCCGTGCTGGGCGTGAGCCAGCCGACCGTGTCGAAGCACCTCAAGGTGCTGCGCGAGTCGGGCCTGGTCGCCGTGCGCGAGGAGGGTCAGCACCGGTACTACCGGCTCGACCGCGCGCCGCTGGAGGAGCTCGAGGACTGGCTGATCCCGTTCCTCGCGCAGGATGCGGCCGCGGACGCCGCGAAGCTCGCCTCCGCCGACGAGCTCGACGGCGCGCTGAACGACGAGCAGCTCGCGTTCGCGTCGAAGCTGGGCAAGGCGTTCGCCGAGACGGCGCACTCGGTCAGCTCGGTGGTCGCGCCGCTGCGCAAGGGCTGA
- a CDS encoding GNAT family N-acetyltransferase: MLRDELVIRTTREEDWQAVRALRLEMLRDTPLAYAETLDHALQVEEPEWRQRARRGETPGQTSVVAIEGERWVGHMGGWLPQGESVPLLVGVYVAADRRGEASGVARALLEAIEAWARGYGDTLRLEVHEHNPRAIRFYEKLGFSFTGRSREYELAPGGLELEMIKRLA, translated from the coding sequence ATGCTCCGCGACGAACTCGTCATCCGCACCACCCGCGAAGAGGACTGGCAGGCGGTGCGCGCGCTGCGGCTCGAGATGCTGCGCGACACGCCGCTCGCCTACGCCGAGACGCTCGATCACGCGCTGCAGGTCGAGGAGCCCGAGTGGCGCCAGCGCGCCCGCCGCGGTGAGACGCCCGGCCAGACGTCGGTGGTCGCGATCGAGGGCGAACGCTGGGTCGGGCACATGGGCGGATGGCTCCCCCAGGGCGAATCCGTGCCGCTGCTGGTCGGCGTGTACGTCGCGGCCGACCGTCGCGGCGAGGCATCCGGAGTGGCCCGCGCGCTGCTCGAGGCGATCGAGGCGTGGGCGCGCGGCTACGGCGACACCCTGCGGCTCGAGGTGCACGAGCACAACCCGCGGGCGATCCGGTTCTACGAGAAGCTCGGGTTCTCGTTCACCGGTCGCAGCCGCGAGTACGAGCTCGCACCGGGCGGCCTCGAGCTCGAGATGATCAAACGGCTCGCCTGA
- a CDS encoding 30S ribosomal protein bS22 → MGSVIKKRRKRMAKKKHRKLLRKTRHQRRNKK, encoded by the coding sequence ATGGGTTCCGTCATCAAGAAGCGCCGCAAGCGCATGGCGAAGAAGAAGCACCGCAAGCTTCTTCGCAAGACGCGCCACCAGCGTCGCAACAAGAAGTAG
- a CDS encoding glutaredoxin family protein has translation MTARTIRLTLVGKPGCHLCDDAREVVAAVRGEVAATPAAPTIEYDEASILDDAALAERFAEEIPVVLLDGEVHTYWHVDPVRLKSALLG, from the coding sequence GTGACCGCACGCACCATCCGCCTCACCCTCGTCGGCAAGCCCGGCTGCCATCTCTGCGACGACGCGCGCGAGGTCGTCGCCGCCGTCCGCGGGGAGGTCGCCGCCACCCCCGCCGCGCCGACGATCGAGTACGACGAGGCGTCGATCCTCGACGATGCGGCGCTCGCGGAGCGGTTCGCGGAGGAGATCCCGGTGGTGCTCCTCGACGGCGAGGTGCACACGTACTGGCACGTCGACCCCGTGCGCCTGAAATCGGCTCTGCTGGGCTGA
- a CDS encoding formylglycine-generating enzyme family protein, producing MVDLTPLVPIPAGRFLMGSAEFSADETPVHVREVAAFEIEQHPVTNEQFAAFVADTGYVTVAERALDPADFPGVDPADLVPGGLVFTPTAGPVDLRDWSQWWRWAAGATWREPGWPGPTADERPRHPVVMVAYEDAATYAAWAGRRLPTEAEFEYAARGGLDGARFAWGDEEFPGGRLMVNRWQGRFPSENTGAAGWIGPSPVGTFPPNGYGLVDMTGNVWEWTTDVYTPRHVVPGLADAAVDAGGRRDLLGGAAGEASGPADRERRRVLKGGSHLCSPDYCLRYRPAARSPQSDDTATTHIGFRCAR from the coding sequence ATGGTCGACCTGACCCCGCTGGTGCCGATCCCCGCCGGGCGGTTCCTCATGGGCTCGGCCGAGTTCTCGGCCGACGAGACGCCCGTGCACGTCCGCGAGGTCGCGGCGTTCGAGATCGAGCAGCACCCGGTGACGAACGAGCAGTTCGCCGCATTCGTGGCCGACACCGGGTACGTGACGGTCGCCGAGCGGGCCCTCGACCCGGCCGACTTCCCGGGCGTCGACCCCGCCGACCTCGTGCCCGGCGGCCTCGTCTTCACCCCGACCGCCGGGCCGGTCGACCTGCGCGACTGGTCGCAGTGGTGGCGATGGGCCGCCGGCGCGACCTGGCGTGAGCCCGGCTGGCCCGGGCCGACGGCCGACGAGCGGCCGCGGCATCCGGTCGTCATGGTCGCCTACGAGGATGCCGCGACCTACGCCGCGTGGGCGGGCCGCCGCCTGCCGACCGAGGCGGAGTTCGAGTACGCCGCGCGCGGCGGGCTCGACGGCGCCCGGTTCGCGTGGGGCGACGAGGAGTTCCCGGGCGGCCGGCTGATGGTGAACCGGTGGCAGGGGCGGTTCCCCTCCGAGAACACCGGGGCGGCGGGGTGGATCGGGCCGTCGCCGGTCGGCACGTTCCCGCCGAACGGGTACGGTCTGGTCGACATGACGGGCAACGTGTGGGAGTGGACGACCGACGTGTACACCCCGCGGCACGTCGTGCCGGGGCTCGCCGACGCGGCGGTCGATGCCGGCGGTCGGCGCGACCTGCTCGGCGGCGCGGCCGGCGAGGCATCCGGCCCGGCCGATCGCGAGCGGCGCCGCGTGCTCAAGGGCGGGTCGCACCTCTGCTCGCCCGACTACTGCCTGCGCTACCGCCCGGCCGCCCGGTCGCCGCAGTCCGACGACACCGCGACGACGCACATCGGGTTCCGCTGCGCCCGCTGA
- the aspS gene encoding aspartate--tRNA(Asn) ligase: MTDRTLVKQLAAQTDGPVTVAGWVETVRDQKKVQFVILRDESGAVQLVNPATRELAEDAPAEGAGSAAALALTEAISGLSHGSFVRVTGDLKHDERVKLGGLEVKIGSLEIVTEAPAEPPIAADSSLDKRLDWRYLDLRQPKHNLIFRIQTTLEHAWRTWWVDNGFIEIHTPKLMSSPSESRAELFQLDYFDLGTAYLAQSPQHFKQMAQAAGFGKIFEISPVFRADPSFTSRHATEFISVDAEMSWIDSHDDVMVMQEHLLAAGFEAVVEKHGDEIREQFGIELTVPALPFPRIPLAEAREIVQARGYEIPRTDGDLDPEGERQIAAHVKETYGHDFVFVTDYPTGIRPFYHMVDPETGLTKSYDLIYNGTEITTGAQREHRISVLEEQAKAKGLELEGLAHYLDFFRYGIPPHGGFGMGLARVLMLMLGEASIREVTFLFRGPTRLAP; encoded by the coding sequence GTGACCGACCGCACCCTCGTCAAGCAGCTCGCCGCCCAGACCGACGGCCCCGTGACCGTCGCCGGATGGGTCGAGACCGTCCGCGATCAGAAGAAGGTGCAGTTCGTCATCCTCCGCGATGAGTCGGGCGCGGTGCAGCTGGTGAACCCCGCCACGCGCGAGCTCGCCGAGGATGCCCCGGCCGAAGGCGCCGGCTCGGCCGCGGCCCTCGCGCTCACCGAGGCGATCTCGGGTCTCTCGCACGGCTCGTTCGTGCGCGTGACCGGTGACCTCAAGCACGACGAGCGGGTGAAGCTCGGCGGGCTCGAGGTGAAGATCGGCTCGCTCGAGATCGTGACCGAGGCCCCCGCCGAGCCGCCCATCGCCGCCGACTCGTCGCTCGACAAGCGGCTCGATTGGCGCTACCTCGACCTGCGCCAGCCCAAGCACAACCTGATCTTCCGCATCCAGACGACGCTCGAGCACGCGTGGCGCACCTGGTGGGTCGACAACGGCTTCATCGAGATCCACACGCCGAAGCTCATGTCGAGCCCGTCGGAGTCGCGCGCCGAGCTGTTCCAGCTCGACTACTTCGACCTCGGCACCGCGTACCTCGCGCAGAGCCCGCAGCACTTCAAGCAGATGGCGCAGGCGGCCGGCTTCGGCAAGATCTTCGAGATCTCGCCCGTGTTCCGCGCCGACCCGTCGTTCACGTCGCGGCACGCGACCGAGTTCATCTCGGTCGACGCCGAGATGAGCTGGATCGACTCGCACGACGACGTCATGGTCATGCAGGAGCACCTGCTCGCCGCCGGCTTCGAGGCCGTGGTCGAAAAGCACGGCGACGAGATCCGCGAGCAGTTCGGCATCGAGCTGACCGTGCCGGCGCTGCCGTTCCCGCGCATCCCGCTCGCCGAGGCGCGCGAGATCGTGCAGGCCCGCGGGTACGAGATCCCCCGCACCGACGGCGACCTCGACCCCGAGGGCGAGCGCCAGATCGCCGCGCACGTGAAGGAGACGTACGGCCACGACTTCGTGTTCGTGACCGACTACCCCACCGGCATCCGGCCGTTCTACCACATGGTCGACCCCGAGACCGGGCTCACCAAGAGCTACGACCTCATCTACAACGGCACCGAGATCACGACCGGCGCGCAGCGCGAGCACCGCATCTCCGTGCTCGAGGAGCAGGCGAAGGCGAAGGGGCTCGAGCTCGAGGGCCTCGCGCACTACCTCGACTTCTTCCGGTACGGCATCCCGCCGCACGGCGGATTCGGCATGGGCCTGGCGCGCGTGCTCATGCTGATGCTCGGCGAGGCGTCGATCCGCGAGGTCACGTTCCTGTTCCGCGGGCCGACGCGCCTCGCACCGTAG
- a CDS encoding amino acid deaminase, with protein sequence MSADRLAALDRAAELAGADDLPGALALLPWLVSSIALDRASGRFDAWGRSTVIDEHAGEVLRRTTFDGLHAIAGLGEDAAWPIGNAGLLHVYGYLLSTVPTPWGLKRERWLGAQLADAYGGPPERFHPWAGPGTLLERVTADASKLLSRADARRRTRRVDGVDTVVAVSPATDAPGRPAALAYGLDDGRGIRLITTFPVASDPAAVLEEFGTSAPRLRWNAAPPATT encoded by the coding sequence ATGTCCGCCGACCGTCTCGCCGCCCTGGATCGCGCCGCCGAGCTCGCCGGCGCCGACGATCTGCCCGGCGCGCTCGCACTGCTGCCGTGGCTCGTGTCGTCGATCGCGCTCGACCGGGCCTCGGGCCGGTTCGACGCCTGGGGCCGGTCGACCGTGATCGACGAGCACGCCGGCGAGGTGCTGCGCCGCACCACGTTCGACGGCCTGCACGCGATCGCGGGGCTCGGCGAGGACGCCGCCTGGCCGATCGGCAACGCCGGCCTGCTGCACGTCTACGGCTACCTGCTGTCGACGGTGCCGACGCCGTGGGGTCTGAAGCGCGAGCGATGGCTCGGCGCGCAGCTCGCCGACGCCTACGGCGGGCCGCCCGAGCGGTTCCATCCGTGGGCGGGGCCGGGCACGCTGCTCGAGCGGGTCACGGCGGATGCCTCGAAGCTGCTGTCGCGCGCCGACGCGCGCCGCCGCACCCGGCGCGTCGACGGCGTGGACACGGTGGTCGCCGTGTCGCCCGCAACCGACGCACCGGGACGGCCTGCGGCACTCGCCTACGGCCTCGACGACGGTCGCGGCATCCGGCTCATCACGACCTTCCCCGTGGCATCCGACCCGGCCGCGGTGCTCGAGGAGTTCGGAACCTCCGCGCCGCGCCTGCGCTGGAACGCCGCCCCGCCGGCCACGACCTGA
- a CDS encoding histidine phosphatase family protein, with the protein MPADQIHLVRHGEVFNPQGVLYGRLEGYGLSELGHRMAQAAADDLLARERPVSALVSSPLQRTRQSAEPIAAAFGLETSIDERLIEPENRFEGKRMTGRDSALRDVRNWAYLINPWEPSWGEPFRSIATRMLHAIEDAWSSVDGGDVVLVSHQLPIWMVHRRLAGKGLAHDPRRRRCALSSITTLERRPSTGSGGPSTGSGGPSTGSGSPSTGSGSPSTGSGGPSTGSGSPSTGSGTGHRFVEVGYVDPAAGLGAHATDVGAV; encoded by the coding sequence GTGCCGGCCGACCAGATCCATCTCGTGCGCCACGGCGAGGTGTTCAACCCGCAGGGCGTGCTCTACGGGCGACTCGAGGGGTACGGGCTGAGCGAGCTCGGCCACCGCATGGCGCAGGCCGCCGCCGACGACCTCCTCGCCCGCGAGCGGCCGGTCTCGGCGCTCGTGAGCTCGCCGCTGCAGCGCACTCGCCAATCGGCGGAGCCGATCGCCGCGGCATTCGGGCTCGAGACATCCATCGACGAGCGCCTCATCGAACCCGAGAACCGGTTCGAGGGCAAGCGCATGACCGGCCGCGACTCCGCGCTTCGCGACGTGCGCAACTGGGCGTACCTGATCAACCCGTGGGAGCCGAGCTGGGGCGAACCGTTCCGCTCGATCGCGACGCGCATGCTGCACGCCATCGAGGACGCCTGGTCGAGCGTCGACGGCGGCGACGTCGTGCTCGTCAGCCACCAGTTGCCGATCTGGATGGTGCACCGCCGGCTCGCCGGCAAGGGCCTCGCGCACGATCCGCGCCGGCGGCGTTGCGCGCTGTCGAGCATCACGACGCTCGAGCGGCGCCCTTCGACAGGCTCAGGGGGCCCTTCGACAGGCTCAGGGGGCCCTTCGACAGGCTCAGGGAGCCCTTCGACAGGCTCAGGGAGCCCTTCGACGGGCTCAGGGGGCCCTTCGACAGGCTCAGGGAGCCCTTCGACAGGCTCAGGGACCGGGCACCGTTTCGTCGAGGTCGGGTACGTCGACCCCGCGGCCGGGCTGGGTGCGCACGCGACCGACGTGGGGGCCGTGTGA
- a CDS encoding TlpA family protein disulfide reductase → MPRSGSRLARFARYAAGGAVLALLLTGCTSDPLADQYREGSGKNYIAGDGTIAEFAPDSREEPVSFEGATVDGGSFDSADAAGEVVVVNFWYAGCAPCRVEAPILQRVHEQYGDEVAFVGVNVRDQAGTARPFEEDFGITYPSILDVDEGRVQLAFAGKVPAAAVPTTLVLDRDGRVAARILGQVKDASILTTIVDGLLDEAA, encoded by the coding sequence ATGCCTCGGAGCGGGTCTCGACTCGCTCGCTTCGCACGCTACGCGGCCGGCGGAGCCGTGCTCGCGCTGCTGCTGACCGGCTGCACGTCCGACCCGCTCGCCGACCAGTACCGCGAGGGCAGCGGCAAGAACTACATCGCGGGCGACGGCACGATCGCCGAGTTCGCGCCCGACTCCCGCGAGGAGCCGGTGTCGTTCGAGGGCGCGACCGTCGACGGCGGTTCCTTCGACTCGGCCGACGCGGCCGGCGAGGTCGTGGTCGTGAACTTCTGGTACGCGGGCTGCGCTCCCTGCCGCGTCGAGGCGCCGATCCTGCAGCGGGTGCACGAGCAGTACGGCGACGAAGTCGCCTTCGTCGGCGTCAACGTGCGCGACCAGGCCGGCACCGCGCGCCCCTTCGAGGAGGACTTCGGCATCACGTATCCGTCGATCCTCGACGTCGACGAGGGTCGGGTGCAGCTCGCGTTCGCGGGCAAGGTGCCCGCGGCGGCGGTGCCGACCACACTCGTGCTCGACCGCGACGGTCGGGTGGCGGCGCGCATCCTCGGTCAGGTGAAGGATGCCTCGATCCTCACGACGATCGTCGACGGCCTGCTCGACGAGGCCGCCTGA
- a CDS encoding cytochrome c biogenesis CcdA family protein — MGPGELVFSGQLLVAIPIALAAGLISFLSPCVLPLVPGYLGYLGGFTDASADAAVERRNRRRLLAGVALFVAGFTVIFLTYTVLAGVAGAWLRTWQDPITRVLGVVLIVMGLVFVGQFTFLQRQFKPSWRPATGLAGAPLLGVVFGLGWTPCIGPALAAVLSLSLNSESAWRGAVLGLAYCIGLGIPFLLVALGFGWVTGSMTFLRRHIRTINLIGGGLLIVIGLVMVSGLWTAWMNELQGVMSGIDLVL; from the coding sequence ATGGGCCCCGGCGAGCTCGTCTTCAGTGGGCAGTTGCTGGTCGCGATCCCGATCGCGCTGGCCGCGGGGCTGATCTCGTTCCTCTCGCCGTGCGTGCTGCCGCTCGTGCCCGGATACCTCGGGTACCTCGGCGGGTTCACGGATGCCTCGGCCGACGCCGCGGTCGAACGGCGCAACCGCCGGCGGCTGCTCGCGGGCGTCGCGCTGTTCGTCGCCGGGTTCACCGTCATCTTCCTCACCTACACGGTGCTCGCGGGGGTCGCCGGGGCGTGGCTGCGCACCTGGCAGGATCCGATCACCCGGGTGCTCGGCGTCGTGCTCATCGTCATGGGGCTGGTGTTCGTCGGGCAGTTCACGTTCCTGCAGCGCCAGTTCAAACCGTCCTGGCGGCCCGCGACGGGCCTCGCCGGTGCGCCGCTGCTCGGCGTGGTGTTCGGCCTCGGCTGGACGCCGTGCATCGGACCGGCGCTCGCCGCGGTGCTGAGCCTCAGCCTGAACAGCGAGTCCGCGTGGCGCGGCGCGGTGCTCGGGCTCGCGTACTGCATCGGGCTCGGCATCCCGTTCCTGCTCGTCGCGCTCGGCTTCGGCTGGGTGACGGGCTCGATGACGTTCCTCCGGCGGCACATCCGCACCATCAACCTCATCGGCGGCGGGCTGCTGATCGTGATCGGACTGGTCATGGTCAGCGGGCTCTGGACGGCGTGGATGAACGAACTCCAGGGAGTGATGAGTGGCATCGACCTCGTCCTCTGA